A genomic stretch from Chryseobacterium sp. SNU WT5 includes:
- a CDS encoding TlpA family protein disulfide reductase, with translation MKRVILSIAVFSLMAACNKEAKVDETVDTTTSDSVVIDNAPVGEGSIATFQKVEWSPEETSKMLGKQNNDTLYVTNFFATWCGPCVKEIPHFKAKMAEMKGQPVKFTFVSLDERSEWDKALPKFVAEHGLAPHVVVLDGSKLTPEFFPANFKKWDGGAIPFTLMRKGDKTDETLGSMSEEMLTEKLNSFK, from the coding sequence ATGAAAAGAGTAATTTTAAGCATCGCCGTTTTTTCTCTGATGGCAGCTTGTAATAAAGAGGCAAAAGTTGACGAGACGGTAGATACCACTACTTCTGATTCTGTTGTGATCGATAATGCACCTGTAGGGGAAGGTTCTATTGCTACATTCCAAAAAGTTGAATGGAGTCCAGAAGAAACTTCAAAAATGCTGGGTAAGCAAAATAACGATACCCTCTATGTGACGAACTTTTTCGCTACCTGGTGTGGACCTTGTGTAAAAGAAATTCCACATTTTAAAGCAAAAATGGCCGAAATGAAAGGTCAGCCTGTTAAATTTACGTTTGTAAGTTTGGATGAGCGTAGTGAATGGGACAAAGCTTTACCAAAATTTGTTGCCGAACATGGACTTGCTCCACACGTTGTCGTTTTGGACGGTTCGAAATTAACACCCGAATTTTTTCCAGCTAATTTTAAAAAATGGGATGGAGGTGCGATTCCTTTTACTTTAATGAGAAAAGGAGATAAAACTGATGAAACATTAGGTTCAATGAGTGAAGAGATGCTTACTGAAAAACTTAACTCTTTTAAATAA
- a CDS encoding 2Fe-2S iron-sulfur cluster-binding protein yields the protein MENLLPKARQIEFHWLKLTKKEELTKSTFSLEFNIPAELSAYYRFEAGQYVTIKFSSQGEVRFKDFSMTSAPFEEKITLGIKISGGESFANSLFKGLQVGDKVEVSEPRGRFTIVSKPHEFRTIVGFAGGIGITPVLSHFKNILHNEPRTRLFLFYGNKNRSEIAFKTELDELVRNHPNRLEIHYFLSQEKVGNGLFEGRLNEKKVALIINQILMLDDTDEESTIWDAVDEVLICGKGEMIKSIANACYKHGIPKRNIHFELFEEFNEDIYPVEKEFPVINDIEVDFKLFNRKYSTTLKNNKMRLLQQLLIQKFPVPYSCKSGICGSCECILEEGEVELLENEYLTAKEVEAGKILACMSVVLSNKIKVNFDLSETF from the coding sequence ATGGAAAATCTTTTACCGAAAGCCCGACAAATAGAATTTCACTGGCTAAAATTAACGAAAAAGGAAGAACTGACCAAAAGTACCTTTTCACTTGAATTTAATATTCCAGCGGAGTTATCAGCATATTACCGATTTGAAGCAGGACAATACGTAACCATTAAATTTTCATCACAAGGTGAAGTTCGTTTTAAGGATTTCTCAATGACATCGGCTCCTTTCGAAGAAAAGATCACATTAGGAATTAAGATTAGTGGCGGTGAAAGTTTTGCAAATTCCCTTTTTAAAGGTTTGCAAGTTGGTGATAAAGTAGAAGTTTCCGAACCGCGTGGTCGATTTACCATAGTCTCCAAACCACACGAATTTCGAACAATTGTTGGTTTTGCTGGTGGCATCGGAATTACTCCAGTTTTGAGTCATTTCAAAAATATTTTACATAACGAACCCCGGACACGCCTTTTTCTTTTTTACGGAAATAAGAACCGAAGCGAAATTGCATTTAAAACTGAATTGGATGAGTTGGTAAGAAATCATCCCAATCGATTGGAGATTCACTATTTTTTATCTCAGGAAAAAGTTGGAAATGGTCTTTTTGAAGGTCGGTTAAACGAAAAGAAAGTTGCTTTGATCATCAATCAGATTTTAATGTTAGATGATACGGACGAAGAAAGTACGATTTGGGACGCCGTTGATGAGGTCTTGATTTGCGGAAAAGGGGAAATGATAAAATCGATTGCAAATGCTTGCTATAAACATGGTATTCCGAAAAGAAATATTCACTTTGAGTTGTTTGAGGAATTTAATGAGGACATTTATCCTGTAGAAAAGGAATTTCCTGTGATTAATGATATAGAAGTCGATTTTAAATTATTCAATAGAAAATATTCCACTACATTGAAGAATAATAAAATGCGTCTTTTACAGCAGTTATTAATACAGAAATTTCCAGTACCCTATTCCTGTAAATCTGGTATCTGTGGCAGTTGTGAATGTATTCTGGAAGAAGGTGAAGTGGAACTGCTGGAAAACGAATATTTGACGGCGAAGGAAGTAGAAGCTGGAAAAATATTAGCTTGTATGTCTGTCGTTTTAAGCAATAAAATAAAAGTTAATTTTGATCTATCGGAAACATTTTGA